One Paenisporosarcina sp. FSL H8-0542 genomic region harbors:
- the hemW gene encoding radical SAM family heme chaperone HemW has product MIKGAYIHIPFCHQICHYCDFNKVFFKNQPVDEYIETLGMEMKMFVEKYKDHLHMDTIFLGGGTPTALSADQLERLFELIKQHIPMQHVQEFTSEANPDELTHDKLVVMKNNGINRLSLGVQSFDADILSRLGRTHSNEHVYKTIQMAKDIGFTNISIDLMYGLPGQTMDQWKYTLDKALELDLPHYSAYSLIVEPKTVFYNLMTKGKLILPGEDLEADMYDVLMTEMKSRGIHQYEISNFAKPGFHSKHNNLYWDNVEYAGFGAGAHGYALGNRYANIGPIKKYMDALVSREFPVNSIHEVTAVERMEEEMFLGLRKVAGINKNSFEEKFGKSLEEMYGQVLSKHVASGSMISNEDSVALTRKGRFIGNEIFQSFLME; this is encoded by the coding sequence ATGATTAAAGGAGCTTATATTCATATTCCTTTTTGTCATCAAATTTGTCACTACTGTGATTTCAACAAAGTGTTCTTTAAGAATCAACCGGTAGACGAGTATATCGAAACACTCGGCATGGAAATGAAGATGTTTGTTGAAAAGTACAAAGATCATTTACATATGGATACGATTTTTCTGGGTGGAGGAACACCTACAGCGCTGAGTGCGGATCAATTGGAAAGATTGTTCGAACTCATCAAACAACATATCCCGATGCAACATGTGCAGGAATTCACATCTGAAGCAAATCCAGATGAACTGACACACGACAAATTAGTTGTCATGAAGAACAATGGGATTAACCGTTTGAGCTTAGGTGTACAAAGTTTCGATGCGGATATACTAAGTCGCTTAGGTCGCACTCATTCAAACGAACATGTTTACAAAACCATTCAAATGGCTAAAGATATCGGCTTCACCAATATCAGCATTGATTTGATGTACGGCCTTCCGGGGCAAACAATGGACCAGTGGAAATATACACTGGACAAAGCGCTTGAACTGGATTTACCGCACTACTCCGCATATTCATTAATCGTCGAACCAAAGACGGTTTTTTATAATTTGATGACAAAAGGCAAATTGATTTTGCCGGGCGAAGACTTGGAAGCGGATATGTATGACGTGTTAATGACTGAAATGAAATCAAGAGGCATTCACCAATACGAAATCAGTAATTTTGCAAAGCCAGGTTTCCATTCGAAACATAACAATCTGTATTGGGACAATGTAGAATACGCAGGATTTGGTGCTGGGGCACATGGATACGCCTTAGGAAATCGCTATGCAAATATTGGTCCGATTAAAAAATATATGGACGCACTAGTAAGTAGAGAGTTTCCGGTGAATTCCATTCATGAAGTGACAGCTGTTGAAAGAATGGAAGAAGAAATGTTTTTGGGCTTACGAAAAGTTGCAGGAATCAATAAAAACAGCTTTGAAGAAAAGTTCGGCAAATCATTGGAAGAAATGTATGGACAAGTACTATCCAAGCATGTTGCAAGTGGCTCCATGATTAGCAACGAAGATAGCGTCGCTTTAACTCGAAAAGGAAGATTTATCGGAAATGAAATTTTCCAATCTTTTTTAATGGAATAA
- the hrcA gene encoding heat-inducible transcriptional repressor HrcA: MLTNRQLLILQVTVDDFIETAQPVGSRQLSKKEEVPFSPATIRNDMADLEDLGYLEKTHTSSGRIPSEKGYRFYVDHLLTPQLASSDDMQQIQSVFQERITETEQVIQKTAMILSELTSYTSILLGPDVRKHRVKRFSIVPLTNDSAVAIIITDSGHVENRLFQLPQGLTASDIEKMVNILNEQLTGVHLHELQRVLEKEAAALLKQHIGRYGELMASFGAAISSPHEEKVFYGGKSKLLHHPEFSDLQKARGLITMMDQANQISTLFSPNQAGIHIRIGSENNLLEMEECSVITASYTIGEEQMGSIAIIGPTRMDYRRVVTLLDVMSGDLSRELTRILRGSR; encoded by the coding sequence ATGTTAACGAACCGACAATTGCTCATATTGCAAGTAACAGTTGATGACTTCATTGAGACCGCTCAACCAGTGGGATCAAGGCAGCTTTCCAAAAAAGAGGAAGTGCCGTTCAGTCCTGCGACGATTCGAAATGATATGGCTGATTTAGAAGATTTAGGTTATTTGGAAAAAACGCATACGTCGTCAGGTCGCATTCCTTCTGAAAAAGGATATCGATTTTATGTTGACCATTTACTTACGCCTCAACTTGCTTCATCAGATGACATGCAGCAAATTCAATCTGTCTTCCAGGAAAGAATTACTGAGACGGAACAAGTAATTCAAAAAACGGCCATGATATTGTCCGAATTAACGAGTTATACATCGATTTTGCTCGGACCTGATGTGCGTAAACACCGAGTTAAAAGATTTTCGATTGTTCCTTTAACCAATGATTCGGCAGTCGCAATCATCATAACGGATTCTGGTCATGTTGAAAATCGATTGTTCCAATTGCCGCAAGGTCTGACAGCATCTGATATTGAAAAGATGGTAAACATCTTAAATGAACAGCTGACCGGTGTTCACTTGCATGAACTTCAACGTGTGCTTGAAAAAGAAGCGGCCGCTTTGTTAAAACAGCATATTGGTCGTTACGGTGAACTCATGGCTTCATTTGGCGCAGCTATCTCGAGCCCACATGAAGAAAAAGTATTCTATGGCGGCAAATCCAAACTGCTTCATCATCCAGAGTTCAGTGACCTCCAGAAGGCTCGCGGCTTAATTACGATGATGGATCAAGCTAATCAAATTTCAACTTTGTTTTCACCGAACCAAGCGGGTATTCACATTCGCATCGGTTCTGAGAATAACCTTTTGGAAATGGAAGAATGTAGTGTCATTACAGCATCCTATACCATTGGGGAAGAACAAATGGGCTCCATAGCTATTATTGGCCCAACTAGAATGGATTATCGACGAGTTGTCACTTTACTGGATGTCATGAGTGGCGATCTGTCTCGTGAACTTACTCGCATTTTGCGTGGTTCACGATAA
- the grpE gene encoding nucleotide exchange factor GrpE: protein MSQSEEKEVVSNTEEKESVEVSEQPTGTEEQLTGQETNNEEPSELELLQKQLDEETNRHLRLRADYENFKRRAHLDREAADKYKAQNLLSNLLPVLDNFERAMQVESASEESQSLRKGLEMVYKTLVEATEKEGLQVIEAEGVEFDPNLHQAVMTESDDSKASGIVLQELQKGYKYKDRVLRPTMVKVNE from the coding sequence GTGTCGCAATCTGAAGAAAAAGAAGTTGTCTCAAACACGGAAGAAAAAGAATCTGTGGAAGTTTCTGAACAACCTACGGGTACTGAAGAACAGCTGACAGGTCAAGAAACAAACAATGAAGAGCCATCTGAGCTCGAATTGCTACAAAAACAATTAGACGAAGAAACAAACCGTCATTTGCGTCTGCGTGCAGACTATGAAAACTTTAAGCGTCGAGCGCATTTGGACCGTGAAGCTGCGGATAAATATAAGGCACAGAACTTGCTTTCAAACTTATTACCAGTGCTTGATAATTTCGAGCGTGCCATGCAAGTAGAGTCGGCTTCGGAAGAATCACAATCTTTGCGTAAAGGCTTAGAGATGGTCTACAAGACATTGGTTGAAGCAACCGAAAAAGAAGGTTTACAAGTAATCGAAGCCGAAGGTGTTGAGTTTGACCCGAATTTACATCAAGCAGTTATGACCGAATCGGACGACTCAAAAGCATCAGGTATCGTGTTACAAGAGTTGCAAAAAGGATACAAGTACAAAGACCGTGTGCTTCGACCAACAATGGTAAAAGTAAACGAATAA